The genomic DNA ACGTAGCAGCCATCACAACTGACGAGGTCTACGTCGTCTTGTTCGATCGGAAACTGCGTCAGTGGGTTGTTACAATCAGGACAAGGTAACATATAGATTTCTCCTCGGAGTTGTCTAAATCTCCGTCTCGGGTGCTGGTTGTTTGAAGATTAATTTTTTAATTCGGTAATTTTTGGGGAAGTCCGGTTCGGTTAGGAAACCAAACCTACCGGGTCTGGAGGAAATATAGAATTACCGAAATATTTTCTTAAACTTCATTTAATCAGCAGCGGGTGCGAAGGTTTCCGGATTTTCCGCCGCTGCATCGTAATCATCAATCAGTTCTGTAATAACAGGGTTATCACCACAGAGTGGGCAGTTCTCATCTCTACTAATTTTCATTTCACGATAGGTCATACTGAGCGCGTCGTAGAGGATCAGCCTACCGATAAGCGGTTCGCCGATACCGATAATGTATTTAATCGCTTCAGTTGCCATCATAACACCGATTACGCCTGGGAGCACGCCCAGGACACCTGCCTCACTTCAGCTGGGCACCATGCCCGGAGGTGGCGGTGTCGGAAATAGGCATCGGTAGCAGGGACCTTCGTGTGGTTTGAAGAGCGTGACCTGTCCCTCGAATTGGAAGATACTGCCGTGAACGACGGGTTTATTCATCAGCACAGCCGCGTCGTTGACGAGGTAACGGGTAGCAAAGTTGTCGCAGCCGTCTACAATCAGATCATATTCCGAGAAAATTTCTTCGACGTTATCGGCAGTCAGGCGGAGGTTATACGGTGTGATATTGATGTCTGGGTTCAACGACTTAATCGTTGTCGTTGCGGATTGAACTTTCGGGGTGCCGACGGATTCTGTACGGTGGAGTATCTGACGCTGTAGATTACTTAATTCGACGACATCGGAATCAATAATACCGAGATGTCCGATGCCTGCGGCACCGAGATATACACCCGCGGGCGACCCTAATCCCCCCGCACCGACCATCAAGACTTTAGCATTAAGCAGTTTCGCTTGTCCCTGCTCACCGACCTCAGTGAGCATAAAATGTCGGCTGTAACGATCGAGTTGCTCATGGCTCATCGGTTTATCTTGGACTGTCGGCAGACCAGCAGCTGCCCAATCACGATAGCCGCCTGCGAGGGAAACCGTGTCTGTGTATCCCATTTCACGGAGCGACTTTGCGGCGAGAAGGGAACGGAGTCCTGCCGCACAATAGACGACGACTTTTTGGTCTCGGTCTGGAATGTAGTTTTCAACGGAAAATTCGAGCATACCGCGTGTGACATGGACAGCGTCCGGAATATAACCGGCGCGATATTCGTCTTCATCGCGTACGTCGAGTAACACGAAATCGCTTTCTTTCTCCTGTTCGGCTTTCACCTCAGCAACCGTCACTTCTGGTATTTCTGTTTTGGCTTCCTCAACGATTTGCCTGTAGGATTTCATAAGATTTTCTCCTGCGTCAAAAGAATATAGGGATAACGGATTGTCATATTCTTACGCTATAAGTTTCAGTTTCTTGCGCTTGCAAAATTATATCATAGATGCGTGGTGTTGTCAATGTTTTATTTTTTTTTTCAAAAGAGGTCTTATAGGAGCGACCTCTCCCCGACAAAAAAGTCGATTTAACCCAAAACTCAATACCTCTGGCAATCAAGAGACATCCCTAACCCTGAAAAAACCATGAATTCTGTAAATCCTGATTCAGACAATTAAGGTCGCATTCTCACCAACCCGCACCTACTGATAATTGAAAATCGAAAATTGAATAGTGCTGACTACTAATTGAATAATTATTGACAAACGGATTGTAGACACGCTAAAATGGTTTGGAATTACGAAGTCTATCCAATGAATTAAGCATTTGCCCTAAAGACTGAAATACATCATCACGGAATAAGGAGTTCTCAATGTTCAACGCAAACCCTTTCCGCCAACCCGGGCAATGGTACCGAGGCAATACACATAGTCATAGTACAGAATCCGACGGTCAACTTTCCATGTCGGATCGCTTCGCGGCATACCGTGAGGCAGGCTACGATTTCCTCGTGCTAACAGATCATCGTAAGGTTAATGACGTGAGTGCTTACAGTACGTCAGACTTTCTGGCGATATCAGGAAGCGAAGTGCATCCTGAAAACCCATACGGTGGTGCGATACATCACTTTGTAGCGATTAATATTCATGAGGCAATCAATTGTGCGAAGATGCATCCGAACGCAGTGCTTGATGAGATTAAGGCGCAGGGCGGCGAAGCCGTTTTATGTCATCCGTATTGGTCTGGGCACACCATTACAGATTATCTGCCATTGCGGGGTTACTTCGCCATTGAGGTCTACAACGACGGCTGTATGGAGATTGGCAAAGCGTTTTCAGAACAAGCTTGGGACGATTTGCTGGATAGAGGTGGTCCTGTTCTCGGCATCGCTTCGGATGATTCACACGGCACCGATCACGATTGCTTCCACGGATGGATTATGGTCAAGGCAGAGGAACTGACGATTGCAAGTATCATGGAAGCACTCAGGACGGGCGCGTTCTACTCTACAATGGGACCCGAAATCACAGATATGGCGTTAGAAGATAATGAGGTAACGGTTAAGTGTTCGCCAGCGCAATCCATCGTTTTTAAAGCGGAGTGCAGTCGCGGTCGGCGGATTCTTCCGTCGGATGGTGAACTCTTGACGGAGGCGATCTATAGCGTTCCGAACGGTGCTAAATACGTTCGCGTTGAAATAACAGACGAAACCGGCAAAAAAGCTTGGTCGAACCCTTTCTTTTTCTAATAGGACTTACGCGACTTGAATGGAGGAACGGTATATTTTGCTGATTTAACCCCCTATAGAAGAAAAACCCCAGCAAAAACACCCCCTTATCAGGGGGACTTTAAGAGAAAATGCATAAGTCCTATCTAAGGTAAGTATCTTGAAGGACCGTGTTGTCTTTTAGAAGACGTTGTGGTGCGCTCCTCTTGGTGTGCCAAACGGATGATGGATTGGCGATAGTTTAGTTTGATCAATTATTGACAAGTGGATTTTGGATATGCTAAAATAGAACTGGACGTGCAGGACGCGCCAACAGGTTCATAAATCAGCATCTCCTAATAACTTGAGTACATTATTACGGAACAAGGAGCCAGTTATGTTCAACGCAAATCCTTTTCAGCAACCGGGACAATGGTACCGTGGGAATACACATAGCCATAGCACAGAATCCGATGGGCAGCTTCCTATGGCGGATCGCTTCGCGGCATACCGTGAGGCAGGCTACGATTTCCTTGTGCTAACAGATCACCGTAAGGTTAACGATGTGAGTGCTTACAGTACGTCAGACTTTCTGGCAATATCCGGCAGTGAAGTGCATCCGTCAAATCCTTACGGCGGTGCGACGTATCATTTTGTAGCGATTAACATTCATGAGACGATCAATTGCGCGAAGATGCATCCGAACGCAGTGCTTGATGAAATCAAAGCACAGGGTGGTGAAGCCGTTTTGTGTCACCCTTATTGGTCCGGACACACGATTACAGATTATTTGCCGTTACGCGGGTACTTCGCCATTGAGGTCTATAACGACACGTGTATGGGCATCGGCAAAGGTTTCTCGGAACAGGCATGGGATGACTTGCTGGATAGAGGGGGCCCTGTCCTCGGCATCGCTTCAGATGATGCACACGGCACCGAACACGACTGCTTTCACGGGTGGATTATGGTCAAAGCGGAAGAGTTGACGATTGAGAGTATCATGAAAGCGTTCCGAACAGGTGCGTTCTATTCTACGCTCGGTCCCGAAATTGAAGATATGGCGTTAGAGGATGGCGAGGTAACAGTCAAATGTTCACCGGCACAATCCATCGTTTTTAAAGCGGAGTGCAGCCGGGGTAGGCGGATCCTTCCATCCGATGGCGAACTCTTGACGGAGGCGACCTATAGCGTTCCGAACGGTGCTAAATATGTTCGCGTTGAAATAACAGACGAAACGGGTAAGAAGGCTTGGTCAAATCCGTTTTTTTTCTAAAATAGACATCTGGTCGTCTTTTCACGGGTGCGACAATGCGAAATATTTTGGTGTGTCAAACAGGCGGCTGGATCGGCGATATGGTGTTACTGACGCCTACGTTGCGTGCTTTGAAACACGCCTATCCCGAATCTAATTTGACACTTCTGTTACGGCCCCTTGTGGCGGGTTTGATGGAAACGCACCCGTATGTTGATACTTGCATCGTGGATACCAAAAACCGTGGACGCTACCGATCCCTAACGGGATTGGTGCGTCGGATACACGGGGCTGCGTTTGATGTTGCTGTTGTGTTGCATCCTACTTCGTTCCGAAATGCCTTGCTACCTTTCCTCGCGCGGGTACCGATACGTGTCGGGACAAACGTCAGTGGGCGCGGAATGTTGCTAACCGCATCGTGTAAGGATACTACAAGTGTCCATGAAGTGCATCGGTATCTACGGGTACTGCGGCTCCTCAACATCGACGGCTCCTCAGATTCCTTGGAGTTTTGGCATACGGATGCTGACCGTGAAATGATTCAAGACCTCTTGCATGCTGAAGGTATTTCTGCAACCGATAGACTTGTTGCGCTCAATTTAGGTACAACATGGCGGACAAAACGGTGGGATATGGCGAATTTCGCTGAGGTTATTTACCAAATTGAACACCTTATCCCGGATGCGAGAATTATATTGACCGGTTCATTTGCGGAGCAGACACTTGCAGATGACTTACCTGCATCATTACCGGCGATTAATCTCATTGGAAAAACGTCAATTTTACAACTCGGTGCGCTTTTAGAGAGATGTGAGGTGTGTTTAACCTGTGATAGCGGTCCTATGCACATCGCTGCCGCGGTCGGTACACCAACAGTTGCGCTCTTCGGGCCAACGGACCCGCTCCGCCATAAGCCTTATGGTGCTGGACATATAATTATAGAGAAACCTGTTGAATGTCGTCCATGCTATAAGCGGACGTGCCATCGGCAAGCTGCGCCATATCTCTGCATGACGGAAATTAGCACGACTGAAGTCATAAAGGCATTGGAGTTAAAATTACGGCAGCAGTTACATGCTGCCTGACTAAAATAATCCAACTTGCTACCTTTATGATTTCAGACGCACGCACACCATTTTTCAGTGAAAAGCGGTCATTTTTGCGAAAACTTGGCGTGTTTCCTGCCATTTTCGGCGCGAAGAGGCACAGGCTAACAGCCTATGCTACAAAATGGCAACTTGGGTTAAAATACTAAAAAGGAACACGAATGAAAGACATCCGCGCCTTAATATTTGATTTCGGCGGAACTTTAGATGGAAACGGTATCCATTGGTTGGAACGAGCGTATCATTTTATCCACGAGCGGCACCCAGAGATTACGCGTGAGGCGTTTGACAAGGCGGATAAGGAGACAATAACGGAATTCGCACTCGGAGATACCTCGCATGAGTGGTCTTATCAAGACGGTTCAATGCTGCCGGTTGGGGCGGTTGCCTCTGAATATGCGGCGCGTTGTAACTTGCGGGAGACTACCGATGCGATTGCCGTTGGAATCTATAAGCGGTTGGGATTGAGTGATCAGATGAAAGATGAATATGTTGATTGGTTCTGCGCGGGTGCTGCCGAGCATCTCGAAAACAATCGGCGATGGCTCGAAACGCTTCATGGTACGTATCAACTTGCTGTGATTAGCAATAACTTTGGGAATACCCGAGGTTGGTGTGATGAGTATGGACTGACCCCGTTGCTTGAGGTGATCATAGATTCTACGGTTTTAGGGATAGCAAAGCCGGACGCTCGCATTTTTGAAGCGGCTTTGTCGGAATTGGGCGTTGTCCCTGCACATGCTATCTACGTTGGCGATAGTTATGCTGCGGATATGGTCGGCGGCAAAAATGCAGGACTGTGGACGGCATGGCTTGTTGGTAATGAGGAGAAGGCGTGTCCAGATTTATCTATGGTGGATGTCCAACTTTCCCACCTACACGAATTGACTGATTTTTTGGCGTCGGTGTAAAGTTTGAGAGGGATGGGCAGATACTTCGTTCTGCCCATCACATTGAGGCCAGTAGCGTAAAAGGTTTTACTATATTTCGCGGTGAAGCCCAATGACCTTGCCGAGTATCATCACGTCATTAACACTGAAGATAGTCGGTTCAATTGCTGGGTTTTCAGGTTGTAACCGGACCCGCTCTCCATCAATGTAGAAGCGTTTCACGGTTGCTTCGTCTTCAACGAGTGCGACAACAATATCACCGGGGTCAGCGTTTGCTTGCCTTCTAACGATGACGAAGTCGCCTTCAAGGATGCCAGCCCCGACCATGCTGGAGCCGATGATACGCAAGGCAAAACACTCATGGTTGTTTACCATGCGCGTCGGAATTGGAAGTGTACCTTCGATGTTCTGCGATGCGAGTAAAGGTGTACCTGCCGCCACGCGTCCGAAAATCGGGATTTCTACAATATCGCGTGGCACCTCCGCTAAGGCGGGGTTGGCGTTCTGGCCTTCCAGCCATTTGCTGGTTTGGAGTTTGGGGTCTGCTTCCTTCAGAATGGAAATGGCACGGGGTTTGCCCTCTTCCCGCCCGATATACTTTTTCTTTTCAAGCGCGTTGAGATGGTCGTGTGCCGCTTTTTCTGAGAAGCCGAATTTACTACCAATTTCACGGATTGTTGGTGGATAACCCTCTTTGATACGCCGTTGAATATAGGTAAAGATCTCGCGTTGTCTGGCAGTCAAGAACTTTGCCATGGGTAATCTCCTACGGTAAGGATTAGTTTATATGTTTATATTATATTATATGCAGGTTAAGAATGCAAGTAAAAAATGAAAATTTTATTTTCGCGCGTATCCTTGTCAAAAAATTGAAACCCAATGGTGCTACTAACGTCTTAATTAAGGGAAAAAATTAGAAAATGCAGCGTCTAAATCTCTTTATATATTTTTTTGCGAAAGATCGTTTTATTCTTCAGAGGATGCCGCGTATCTCAACTGTTTTTCAGTGTGTGTGCGTGGTAATAGTTTTGTCTATCGGGAGCATAGGGACGGGATTTGCCAAAGAAGAACCAGAAAAGGTAAAACTTGACAGTGTCGTCAAGGATTTTACCCTTAAGGATACTGCAGGCACGGACTTCACCCTCTACAAATTGAGTGAGGAAAAACCCGTTACAGTGGTCCTATTCCTTGCCACGCAGTGCCCTATAGCGACTGATTACACGGAGCGGATCGTTAACTTGGTCAAGGCGTATGAAGAAAAGAAGGTGCAATTTATCGGGATCAATTCAAACAAGCAGGAAAAAGTTGAGGAGATTTTAGCATACAGTAAGGAACACGGCTTTGAATTTCCACTGCTAAAGGACCCAGAGAACAAAATCGCTGATTATTTCGGCGCGAGACGGACCCCAGAAGTCTTTCTTCTCGATGCAGAACGTGTCCTTCGCTATGCTGGGGCGATTGATAACAGTCCGAAGGAACCGACGAAATACTATCTCAAGGACGCTTTGGATTTAGTGATTGCCGGAAAAGACATTCCAAAGGCAGGAAAAAAGACAAGAGCGATCGGTTGTACGATTAAGCGGGTTCGGAAAACCGGTGTAAACGATAGAACACCGTGAATCCGGCTCTATTGAATATGAGGTAGGAGGGGCAAACAAAATGCTTCGATTCTTATACCACTGTTCTCAAGTTTTGCTAACCCTATTTTGGGTTGTGTGCATCCTGATATTTATAGCAGCTTTTGCCGGAATCGGATTTGCCGGTGGCATGCTAATTGGGTGTTGGGAGGATGTGCGGGGCATCAAATTTGATGATCTTGAATATAATGCTGTTGAAACATGGCAGCAACATCTGGAAGTCTACTCCTCGGTCTGCGAAGTGCAGCGGGCAGATAAAATAGTGTTCTTACTTGCTAAATTGGAGCGATTGGAATATAAGGATGTCGCGGAAATCATTCCAAGATTGAGCCAACCCGGAGAGTACGCTCAGGCACTCGACGCTGGTAAGAAAAACGGCACTGTTCGTATCCATCTACGGGATTTTGAGTATCCGAATCTTGATGTGGAGGCGGGACATGTTCAGATTTCTGTGAAAGACGGAAAGATTGTCTCTATTCGGAACGAGGGCAATGCTGTACGCGAGAACTTTTACCTTGAACCCGAGAAAATAGCCGACATCGCTGATAAGGATAAGGGAACTACGCGGCGTTTGATTCCGCTACTCCAAATGCCTCAAAGATTACAAGGCGCGTTCATTGCTATTGAAGACCGACGGTTTTATGAGCACTGGGGTGTTGATGTTATACGTCTCGTTGGTGCATTTAAAGGTAGATTATTGGATGGCAGACGCTTGGCTGGGACGAGTACTTTGACCCAACAATTAGCGCGGAATATTTACCTTTTTGAACAGCGGTCGAAAAGAGATTATGTCCGAAAAGCCAGAGAAATACTCCTTGCCGTGAGAATTGAGAAGGTTTTTTCTAAGGATGAGATTTTAGAACGTTATCTGAATCATGTTGACTTGGGTCGGTCAAGGTTTGGTGGTAAAACGCTGCACGGCGTTCAACAGGCAGCAAGTGGCTATTTTGGTAAAGAGGTATCCGAATTGGAGAATCATGAGTGTGCCTTACTCGCTGCGCTTCCGAAGGGTCCCGCCGCTTTTTCGCCTTTTTACAATCCACAAGATGCTAAAAGTCGACGTGATATAGTACTGAGTAAAATGTTAGAAGAAGGCTATATCGCTGGTGAGTCTGAATGGCTTAGAGGTATAAACGCCCCACTCCCGCAGAGTCTGCCCGGAAGCGGCATAGAAGCAACAGAAGCAGGACATTTTATTCAATACGTCCACGCTGAACTTCTCCGTCTTCCAGAGCTTAACAAGAAGTTATATAGTGGTGGGTTGAAGGTTTACACAACGATAGACATGTCTATGCAATCTGTTGCTGAGAAAGCGGTCGCGGATCATTTGCGTTATATGGATGGAAAATATGGGGGCAGCCGCCTCCCCAATTACGATGTCAATAAACGGAACCCTAATGGGATTGACCCTATTGATGGTTATTTGCAAGCTGCTCTGATCGCTTTTGAACCGAGGACTGGACGCGTTAGAGCGATGGTAGGTGGTAGAGATTATTATATCGGGGACGGACATTTTAATTTTTATAATCGTGCTGTTGGAAGTGCAAGACGGCAACCCGGTTCTGCCTTTAAACCTATTGTTTTTGCCGCTTTGTTAGAGGAACCATCGGTTGTAACACCCGCAACGGTTGTTATGGATGAAAAGTGGGGAATGGTGCCTTTCCCTGGACAGTGGTGGGCACCGAGCAATTATAGTGATATGTTTAAGGGACCGGTCATCATGCGAGATATTCTCACATCTTCTATTAACGTTCCAACGGCGCGAGCGATGTTGGATACGCCGATAGGCGCGAACGGTATATGGGAGGGCATAAACCGCACTGTAGATTTAGCCAAGCGGATGGGTATTAAAAGCCCGATGGATCCAAAACCTGCCCTCTCTTTAGGCGCGTCTGGTATGACAGTCCTTGAATTAACCTCTGCGTATGGCATTTTTGCAAACGGTGGGGTTCAGACGAAGCCGAGGCACATCCAATATATTTTGGACACAACGGGGGAAGTTATTTATCCGCCTGACAATTATCAGGTCGAGCGCACCCGTGTCTTAGATGAAAAGGTGGCGTATCAGATTACCTCGTGTTTGGAAAATGTGATTAAACATGGAACCGGTAGACGCGCGGTACGGATGGGACTTACCCGCCCAGCTGCAGGTAAGACAGGCACGACTAATGACGATGTAGATGCTTGGTTCGTCGGTTATACAGCAGATATGGTCGTCGGTGTTTGGGTCGGATTTGATAGAAAGGATCCGAGACGCCGGAATTATAATCAACAGGGGGCATGGGCAGCACTGCCTATCTGGGCAAGATTTATGATTGACGCTGTCCGAGGTCCTGAAAAAGAATTTCCTGTCCCTGATGGAATCGTTTTTCGAGAGATTAATAAAAGAAGTGGGCTTCTCAAACGCGCAGGTGCCTGTCCGGAGGAAGATATTAGCACAGAACCTTTTATTGAAGGACAAGAACCGAAAAAACTTTGTAATCTCCATAGATAGCGATAGGAGCATTCAGTTTTAATAGTTGTCAGTTTTCAGAGGAATGGTTGTCAGTTATCAGTTATCAGAGGAAATAGTTTTCAGTTGTCAGTTTTCAGTTGTCAGTTAAAGAGGTATCTGATTAAACCGTACCCCTCTTTAACCGAAAACCGATAACCTGTAAAAGAGGTTTTGATAATCACAAGGTTTCTTTCTGACGACTGAAAGATTTTTCGCAGAAAAATCGGACTGAAAACTGAAAACTGTTAAAACTGAAAGATTTTTTCGGAAAAAAATCGCTCTGATAACTGAAAACTAAATACCGTACAAATTTCTTGTGGGCTTGATGTCCATATTGCCTGCGATCTACATTAACCTGACAAGGAGTGAGAAGCCGAAATGCGAGAGAATTGGGAATTGCTAACGAAAATTGATGCTACAGAAGACGATGACCCTGAAGTGAGTCAACTGGAATTTGAGCTCATCTCTGATTTCTCACCCGAAGGCGACCAGCCGCAAGCGATTGACCAACTTACAGCGGGACTCCAATGTGGCAACAAAGCACAGACGCTGCTCGGTGTGACCGGGTCTGGTAAAACCTACACGATGGCGAATGTGATTCAGAACGTTCAGTTACCCACACTCGTTATTTCGCCGAATAAGACACTCGCCGCTCAACTCTATAACGAGTTCCGAACGTTTTTCCCGAATAACGCCGTTCACTACTTCGTCAGCGATTACGAATACTATCAACCTGAAGCATACATCCCGTCTACAGACACTTTCATTGAGAAGGATGTCCGTATTAACGAGGAGATCACGCGGATGCGGCTCGCCTCGACAGCGTCTTTAATATCGCGTCGCGATGTTATCGTTGTCGCAAGTGTTTCCTGTCTCTACGGTCTCGGGTCGCCAGAGGAATTTGAGAACCAGAGGGTTCAGATAGAAGTTGGCGCGGTTGTTCGTCGCGATGCACTCCTACGCGCCTTGGTCGATATTCAATATGTCCGTAATGACGTGGAGTTCTGGCAGGGTGTGTTCCGCGCACGTGGTGATGTCGTTGAAGTGTTTCCAGCTTATAGTGAAAACGCCTATCGTATTGAACTTTTCGGTGATGAGATTGATCGCATTAGCGAGATTGATACCACGACGGGTGAGATCATGGCACAACGGAATTTCCTTGAAATCTATCCGGCGAAGCACTTCATGACTGACGGTGAAATCTTTGATCAAGCATTAATCAATATTGAACTTGAACTCCAAGACCGGATCCTAACTTTTGAGAAAGAGAATAAGCTGCTGGAAGCACAACGTATTGAACAACGCACCCGCTTTGATCTGGAGATGTTGCGGGAGGTCGGTTACTGCTCTGGTATTGAAAACTACTCGCGGCACCTTTCTGGGTTACAACCAGGAGATCCACCGTACTGTCTCATGCACTACTTCCCTGACGATTTTCTACTCTTTATTGATGAGTCCCACGTCACAATTCCGCAGCTGCGCGGCATGTATCGTGGCGACCGCTCTCGAAAGGAGACGCTCGTTAAGTATGGGTTCCGCCTGCCTTCGGCACTGGACAACCGACCTCTCCGTTTCGACGAGGTTGAAGCGCGCGTTAACCAGGTTATTTTTGTCTCCGCAACGCCGGGACAGTATGAAATGGAAAACGGTGCGCAAATCGTTGAGCAGATTATCCGCCCAACAGGACTCATTGATCCCGAAATTACGATCCATCCGGTAAGAGGACAGATAGACCATCTCATCGGCAGGATCAAGGAGCGGGTCAAGCGGAAACAACGGGTTCTCGTCACAACGCTTACCAAGCGGATGTCGGAAGACTTAACCGAGTATTTGACTGAAGCGGGTATCCGTGCCGACTATATGCATTCTGAGATTGACGTGTTTGACCGCGCTCGCATTCTCCGTCAACTCCGGGAAGGGGTCTTTGATGTGTTAGTTGGTATCAATCTGCTTCGAGAGGGGCTTGATCTACCAGAGGTCTCTCTTGTTGCGATTCTGGACGCTGACCGTCCCGG from Candidatus Poribacteria bacterium includes the following:
- the moeB gene encoding molybdopterin-synthase adenylyltransferase MoeB, encoding MKSYRQIVEEAKTEIPEVTVAEVKAEQEKESDFVLLDVRDEDEYRAGYIPDAVHVTRGMLEFSVENYIPDRDQKVVVYCAAGLRSLLAAKSLREMGYTDTVSLAGGYRDWAAAGLPTVQDKPMSHEQLDRYSRHFMLTEVGEQGQAKLLNAKVLMVGAGGLGSPAGVYLGAAGIGHLGIIDSDVVELSNLQRQILHRTESVGTPKVQSATTTIKSLNPDINITPYNLRLTADNVEEIFSEYDLIVDGCDNFATRYLVNDAAVLMNKPVVHGSIFQFEGQVTLFKPHEGPCYRCLFPTPPPPGMVPSUSEAGVLGVLPGVIGVMMATEAIKYIIGIGEPLIGRLILYDALSMTYREMKISRDENCPLCGDNPVITELIDDYDAAAENPETFAPAAD
- a CDS encoding CehA/McbA family metallohydrolase, giving the protein MFNANPFRQPGQWYRGNTHSHSTESDGQLSMSDRFAAYREAGYDFLVLTDHRKVNDVSAYSTSDFLAISGSEVHPENPYGGAIHHFVAINIHEAINCAKMHPNAVLDEIKAQGGEAVLCHPYWSGHTITDYLPLRGYFAIEVYNDGCMEIGKAFSEQAWDDLLDRGGPVLGIASDDSHGTDHDCFHGWIMVKAEELTIASIMEALRTGAFYSTMGPEITDMALEDNEVTVKCSPAQSIVFKAECSRGRRILPSDGELLTEAIYSVPNGAKYVRVEITDETGKKAWSNPFFF
- a CDS encoding CehA/McbA family metallohydrolase, whose translation is MFNANPFQQPGQWYRGNTHSHSTESDGQLPMADRFAAYREAGYDFLVLTDHRKVNDVSAYSTSDFLAISGSEVHPSNPYGGATYHFVAINIHETINCAKMHPNAVLDEIKAQGGEAVLCHPYWSGHTITDYLPLRGYFAIEVYNDTCMGIGKGFSEQAWDDLLDRGGPVLGIASDDAHGTEHDCFHGWIMVKAEELTIESIMKAFRTGAFYSTLGPEIEDMALEDGEVTVKCSPAQSIVFKAECSRGRRILPSDGELLTEATYSVPNGAKYVRVEITDETGKKAWSNPFFF
- a CDS encoding glycosyltransferase family 9 protein, with translation MRNILVCQTGGWIGDMVLLTPTLRALKHAYPESNLTLLLRPLVAGLMETHPYVDTCIVDTKNRGRYRSLTGLVRRIHGAAFDVAVVLHPTSFRNALLPFLARVPIRVGTNVSGRGMLLTASCKDTTSVHEVHRYLRVLRLLNIDGSSDSLEFWHTDADREMIQDLLHAEGISATDRLVALNLGTTWRTKRWDMANFAEVIYQIEHLIPDARIILTGSFAEQTLADDLPASLPAINLIGKTSILQLGALLERCEVCLTCDSGPMHIAAAVGTPTVALFGPTDPLRHKPYGAGHIIIEKPVECRPCYKRTCHRQAAPYLCMTEISTTEVIKALELKLRQQLHAA
- a CDS encoding HAD family hydrolase; this encodes MKDIRALIFDFGGTLDGNGIHWLERAYHFIHERHPEITREAFDKADKETITEFALGDTSHEWSYQDGSMLPVGAVASEYAARCNLRETTDAIAVGIYKRLGLSDQMKDEYVDWFCAGAAEHLENNRRWLETLHGTYQLAVISNNFGNTRGWCDEYGLTPLLEVIIDSTVLGIAKPDARIFEAALSELGVVPAHAIYVGDSYAADMVGGKNAGLWTAWLVGNEEKACPDLSMVDVQLSHLHELTDFLASV
- the lexA gene encoding transcriptional repressor LexA, with product MAKFLTARQREIFTYIQRRIKEGYPPTIREIGSKFGFSEKAAHDHLNALEKKKYIGREEGKPRAISILKEADPKLQTSKWLEGQNANPALAEVPRDIVEIPIFGRVAAGTPLLASQNIEGTLPIPTRMVNNHECFALRIIGSSMVGAGILEGDFVIVRRQANADPGDIVVALVEDEATVKRFYIDGERVRLQPENPAIEPTIFSVNDVMILGKVIGLHREI
- a CDS encoding redoxin domain-containing protein, with amino-acid sequence MSIGSIGTGFAKEEPEKVKLDSVVKDFTLKDTAGTDFTLYKLSEEKPVTVVLFLATQCPIATDYTERIVNLVKAYEEKKVQFIGINSNKQEKVEEILAYSKEHGFEFPLLKDPENKIADYFGARRTPEVFLLDAERVLRYAGAIDNSPKEPTKYYLKDALDLVIAGKDIPKAGKKTRAIGCTIKRVRKTGVNDRTP
- a CDS encoding PBP1A family penicillin-binding protein — protein: MLRFLYHCSQVLLTLFWVVCILIFIAAFAGIGFAGGMLIGCWEDVRGIKFDDLEYNAVETWQQHLEVYSSVCEVQRADKIVFLLAKLERLEYKDVAEIIPRLSQPGEYAQALDAGKKNGTVRIHLRDFEYPNLDVEAGHVQISVKDGKIVSIRNEGNAVRENFYLEPEKIADIADKDKGTTRRLIPLLQMPQRLQGAFIAIEDRRFYEHWGVDVIRLVGAFKGRLLDGRRLAGTSTLTQQLARNIYLFEQRSKRDYVRKAREILLAVRIEKVFSKDEILERYLNHVDLGRSRFGGKTLHGVQQAASGYFGKEVSELENHECALLAALPKGPAAFSPFYNPQDAKSRRDIVLSKMLEEGYIAGESEWLRGINAPLPQSLPGSGIEATEAGHFIQYVHAELLRLPELNKKLYSGGLKVYTTIDMSMQSVAEKAVADHLRYMDGKYGGSRLPNYDVNKRNPNGIDPIDGYLQAALIAFEPRTGRVRAMVGGRDYYIGDGHFNFYNRAVGSARRQPGSAFKPIVFAALLEEPSVVTPATVVMDEKWGMVPFPGQWWAPSNYSDMFKGPVIMRDILTSSINVPTARAMLDTPIGANGIWEGINRTVDLAKRMGIKSPMDPKPALSLGASGMTVLELTSAYGIFANGGVQTKPRHIQYILDTTGEVIYPPDNYQVERTRVLDEKVAYQITSCLENVIKHGTGRRAVRMGLTRPAAGKTGTTNDDVDAWFVGYTADMVVGVWVGFDRKDPRRRNYNQQGAWAALPIWARFMIDAVRGPEKEFPVPDGIVFREINKRSGLLKRAGACPEEDISTEPFIEGQEPKKLCNLHR